A portion of the Flavobacterium limnophilum genome contains these proteins:
- a CDS encoding iron chaperone produces MKTTFKDIDDYISIQTPEIKILLEQMRQTIKKAAPEAEEVISYGMPAFKYHGILVYFAAYKNHVGFYATPTGHSEFKEELSVYKQGKGSVQFPLNKPLPLDLISKIVLFRVKENLKKKSA; encoded by the coding sequence ATGAAGACGACTTTCAAAGATATCGACGATTATATTTCCATCCAAACTCCAGAAATCAAAATTCTTTTGGAACAAATGCGGCAAACCATAAAAAAAGCGGCTCCCGAAGCCGAAGAAGTCATCAGTTATGGGATGCCGGCCTTCAAATATCACGGAATCCTGGTCTATTTTGCTGCCTACAAAAATCATGTCGGTTTTTATGCCACGCCAACGGGACATTCGGAATTCAAGGAAGAATTATCGGTTTACAAACAAGGAAAAGGTTCGGTACAATTTCCATTGAACAAACCCTTGCCTTTGGATTTGATATCGAAAATTGTACTATTTAGGGTAAAGGAAAATTTGAAAAAGAAATCAGCCTAA
- a CDS encoding NADP-dependent isocitrate dehydrogenase yields MSTKSKIFYTLTDEAPLLATYSFLPIVQAFTATSDIEIETRDISLAGRILSNFPEFLKEDQKVGDTLSELGQLANTPEANIIKLPNVSASVPQLKAAIAELQSHGYAVPDFPEDAQTDAEKEIKAKYSKVLGSAVNPVLREGNSDRRAPKAVKNYAKANPHSMGAWSADSKTKVASMDNGDFYGSEKSVTVADATDVKIEFVAKDGSTTVLKASTPLKAGEIIDSSVMHLNALKRFVAKTIKEAKEENVLLSVHLKATMMKVSDPIIFGAIVEVYFAAVFEKYANLFDELNIDTRNGLGDVYAKIAGHPQEAEVKAAIDQAIENGPALAMVNSEKGITNLQVPSDVIVDASMPAMIRTSGQMYNKEGKQQDTIAIIPDRCYAGVYTATIDFCKKHGAFDPTTMGSVPNVGLMAQKAEEYGSHDKTFQLKTDGVVRIVDVNGNILMEQEVEAKDIFRMCQAKDAPIQDWVKLAVNRARLSHTPAVFWLDENRAHDRELIIKVQKYLKDYDTTGLDIRILNPIAATEFTCERLIKGLDTISVTGNVLRDYLTDLFPILEVGTSAKMLSIVPLMNGGGLFETGAGGSAPKHVEQFIEEGYLRWDSLGEFLALGASLEHLGQTLNNAKAIVLAETLDVATEKFLANDKSPARKVGQIDNRGSHFYLAMYWAEALATQDKNAELKAIFTPIATEFFANEAKINSELIGSQGKPQTIGGYYQPNPELTSKAMRPSETFNTILAKIA; encoded by the coding sequence ATGTCAACTAAATCAAAAATTTTTTACACGCTTACAGATGAGGCACCTCTATTGGCGACTTATTCGTTTTTACCAATTGTTCAAGCATTTACGGCAACTTCCGATATCGAAATTGAAACTAGAGACATTTCCCTTGCAGGAAGAATTTTATCCAACTTTCCAGAGTTTTTGAAAGAAGACCAAAAAGTGGGTGATACCTTGTCTGAACTAGGTCAACTCGCCAATACTCCAGAAGCCAATATCATAAAATTACCAAATGTTTCAGCATCGGTACCCCAATTAAAAGCGGCTATTGCTGAATTGCAATCACACGGTTATGCCGTGCCTGATTTTCCAGAAGACGCTCAAACTGATGCCGAAAAGGAAATTAAAGCTAAATATTCCAAAGTTTTGGGATCTGCGGTAAACCCGGTATTGCGTGAAGGCAACTCGGATCGTAGAGCTCCTAAAGCGGTAAAAAACTACGCCAAAGCAAACCCTCATTCCATGGGCGCTTGGTCAGCTGACTCAAAAACAAAAGTGGCTTCCATGGATAATGGAGATTTTTACGGAAGTGAAAAATCAGTTACTGTTGCAGATGCCACTGACGTGAAAATAGAATTTGTTGCCAAAGATGGTTCAACTACAGTTTTGAAAGCGAGCACTCCTTTGAAAGCTGGTGAAATCATTGACAGCTCGGTAATGCATTTGAACGCCTTGAAAAGATTTGTTGCCAAAACCATCAAGGAAGCCAAAGAAGAAAACGTATTGCTTTCGGTTCACTTGAAAGCGACGATGATGAAAGTTTCCGACCCCATTATTTTTGGAGCCATCGTGGAAGTTTATTTCGCGGCAGTTTTCGAAAAATACGCCAATTTGTTTGACGAATTAAACATAGACACCAGAAATGGTTTGGGTGACGTGTATGCAAAAATTGCAGGACATCCCCAAGAAGCCGAAGTAAAAGCAGCCATAGACCAAGCTATCGAAAACGGTCCAGCATTGGCAATGGTAAATTCCGAGAAAGGGATTACCAACCTTCAAGTCCCTTCAGACGTGATTGTGGATGCCTCTATGCCGGCCATGATTCGCACTTCAGGACAGATGTACAACAAAGAAGGAAAACAACAAGACACTATTGCCATTATCCCGGACAGATGTTATGCCGGAGTTTATACCGCCACTATCGATTTTTGCAAAAAACACGGTGCTTTCGACCCAACGACTATGGGAAGTGTGCCAAACGTAGGTTTGATGGCACAAAAAGCGGAAGAATACGGTTCTCACGACAAAACTTTCCAATTGAAAACAGATGGAGTGGTTCGTATTGTGGACGTTAATGGAAACATTTTAATGGAACAAGAAGTTGAAGCCAAAGATATTTTCAGAATGTGTCAGGCGAAAGATGCCCCGATTCAAGACTGGGTAAAACTAGCCGTAAACAGGGCGCGTTTATCACATACTCCAGCCGTTTTCTGGTTGGACGAAAACAGGGCTCACGACAGGGAATTGATTATAAAAGTTCAAAAATACTTAAAAGATTACGACACAACAGGATTAGACATTCGTATTTTAAACCCAATTGCCGCAACTGAATTTACCTGCGAAAGACTGATTAAAGGTCTGGATACCATTTCGGTAACTGGAAACGTATTGCGTGATTATTTAACTGATTTATTCCCAATATTGGAAGTGGGAACTTCAGCCAAAATGTTGTCTATCGTTCCGTTGATGAATGGTGGTGGATTGTTTGAAACGGGTGCTGGTGGATCAGCTCCAAAACACGTGGAGCAATTTATCGAAGAAGGTTATTTACGTTGGGATTCATTGGGTGAATTCTTGGCTCTGGGAGCTTCATTGGAACATTTGGGGCAAACGCTAAACAACGCAAAAGCAATTGTATTGGCAGAAACTTTGGATGTAGCCACTGAAAAATTCTTGGCCAACGACAAATCTCCAGCTCGTAAAGTGGGACAAATTGACAACCGTGGTTCTCATTTTTACCTCGCCATGTATTGGGCAGAAGCATTGGCTACTCAAGATAAAAACGCCGAATTGAAAGCTATCTTTACTCCTATCGCTACCGAGTTTTTTGCCAATGAAGCCAAAATTAACAGCGAATTAATTGGCTCTCAAGGAAAACCGCAAACTATTGGCGGTTACTACCAACCAAATCCTGAATTGACAAGCAAGGCCATGCGTCCAAGCGAAACATTCAATACCATATTGGCAAAAATCGCATAA
- a CDS encoding SRPBCC family protein, which translates to MNHKKTITVETLINTPIEKVWTFWTNPEHITKWNNASDDWHTTRAENDLKIGGKFLSRMEAKDGSFGFDLKGIYDNIITHKEISYTLLDDRIVTILFSQTENGVQIMETFEAETENSLELQKFGWQAILNNFKTYVEK; encoded by the coding sequence ATGAACCATAAAAAAACCATCACCGTAGAAACACTTATAAATACTCCTATCGAAAAAGTCTGGACGTTTTGGACAAATCCCGAACACATCACAAAATGGAATAATGCTTCCGACGATTGGCACACCACCCGAGCCGAAAATGACTTGAAAATTGGAGGCAAATTCCTCTCCAGAATGGAAGCCAAAGACGGCAGTTTTGGTTTTGATTTAAAAGGAATTTATGACAACATAATAACCCATAAAGAAATCAGTTATACTCTTTTGGACGATAGAATAGTGACCATTCTATTTTCGCAAACCGAAAACGGTGTACAAATCATGGAAACTTTTGAAGCTGAAACAGAAAATTCTTTGGAATTGCAAAAATTTGGTTGGCAGGCCATATTAAATAATTTTAAAACTTACGTTGAAAAATAA
- a CDS encoding M3 family metallopeptidase yields MQIFSKIVVASSVFLFTALQTQTLSAQNNSIKMTNPLLQKSKLQYQAPPFDLIKDEHFKPAFEYGLKIHDQEIDKIANNPAKPTFQNTVLALETSGVDLNRATGIFYNLTGSNTNPTLQAIEAEYAPIFSAHSDKMYLNSKLYKRIKALDLKSLKGENKRLTEHYLQQFELAGANLSPADKEKMKKINEELASLSTSFNSKLLIARKNSAVLFDNAKDLDGLSANDIASAKTKATEAGQDGKYLIALLNTTQQPLFPYLKNRATRERIYKSSWYRSEKGDDGDTREILEKTAKLRLQKAQLMGKKNFAEWKLQNQMAKTPEPAMNLLAKIAAPAVARAKVEAKEIQDLIDFQKGGFQLEPWDWDFYSEQVRKMKYDMDESEIKPYFELTTVLEKGVFFAAKQMYGITFKERNDLPVYHPDVKVYEVFDQDGKSIAIYYLDFYTRNNKKGGAWKSNFVSQSHYLKQNPVIVNVYNFSKPAEGNPSLISSDDVRTLFHEFGHTLHGLFANQQYATLSGTAVPRDFVEFPSQINEHARFDPVVLQNYAIHYQTKQPIPQALIDKIKKAENFNKGYEVTELLAASVLDMAWHTVENEADFKPALQFEKEALQKYGLLVDQVPPRYHTPYFAHVWGGGYSAGYYAYTWSKTLDYNVYDWMQENGGMTRANCDRFRKYILSVGNSVDLNKAFKEFIGHDMQIEPYLKNAGLTGKE; encoded by the coding sequence ATGCAAATTTTTTCCAAAATAGTCGTGGCAAGTTCCGTTTTTTTGTTTACGGCATTACAAACGCAAACTCTTTCTGCCCAAAACAATTCCATAAAAATGACCAATCCACTTTTGCAAAAAAGCAAGCTGCAGTATCAAGCTCCTCCTTTTGATTTAATTAAAGATGAACATTTTAAACCGGCATTCGAATACGGTTTAAAAATTCACGACCAAGAAATCGATAAAATCGCGAACAATCCAGCCAAACCAACTTTTCAAAACACGGTATTGGCACTGGAAACAAGCGGAGTCGATTTAAATAGAGCTACCGGAATTTTTTACAACTTGACCGGATCGAATACCAATCCAACCTTGCAGGCCATTGAAGCAGAATATGCCCCAATATTTTCTGCCCACAGCGACAAGATGTATTTAAACAGCAAGTTGTACAAGCGTATCAAGGCTTTGGACTTGAAATCTTTGAAAGGGGAAAATAAAAGATTGACGGAGCATTATTTGCAACAATTCGAATTGGCCGGTGCCAATTTGTCTCCTGCCGATAAAGAAAAAATGAAAAAAATCAATGAAGAATTGGCCAGTTTAAGCACTTCATTTAACAGTAAATTGTTGATTGCCCGAAAAAATAGTGCTGTTTTATTTGACAATGCAAAAGATTTGGATGGTTTAAGCGCCAATGATATTGCATCGGCAAAAACCAAAGCCACCGAAGCCGGACAAGACGGGAAATACCTGATCGCTTTATTGAATACCACCCAACAGCCTTTGTTTCCTTATCTTAAAAACAGGGCAACCAGAGAAAGAATATACAAGTCCTCCTGGTATCGCTCGGAAAAAGGTGACGATGGCGATACTCGAGAAATATTGGAGAAAACCGCCAAATTGCGTTTGCAGAAAGCACAATTGATGGGCAAGAAAAATTTTGCCGAATGGAAACTTCAAAACCAGATGGCGAAAACTCCAGAACCCGCAATGAATTTATTGGCCAAAATTGCCGCACCAGCCGTGGCCAGGGCCAAAGTCGAAGCCAAAGAAATTCAAGACTTGATTGATTTCCAAAAAGGAGGTTTCCAATTGGAACCTTGGGATTGGGATTTTTATTCCGAACAAGTGCGTAAAATGAAATACGATATGGACGAGAGTGAAATAAAACCTTATTTCGAACTAACGACCGTTTTGGAAAAAGGAGTGTTTTTTGCCGCCAAACAAATGTACGGCATTACCTTCAAGGAGCGAAACGACTTGCCGGTCTATCATCCGGACGTGAAAGTATATGAAGTTTTTGACCAAGACGGAAAATCGATAGCCATCTATTATCTGGATTTCTACACCCGAAACAACAAAAAAGGAGGAGCTTGGAAAAGCAATTTCGTGAGCCAGTCCCACTATTTAAAGCAAAACCCCGTTATTGTCAACGTGTATAATTTCTCGAAACCGGCAGAAGGAAACCCTTCCTTGATCAGTTCCGACGATGTAAGAACCCTATTTCACGAATTCGGACATACCTTGCACGGTTTGTTTGCCAACCAACAATACGCCACACTTTCCGGTACGGCGGTGCCTAGGGATTTTGTGGAATTTCCGTCCCAAATCAACGAACACGCAAGATTTGACCCCGTAGTTTTGCAGAATTATGCCATCCATTACCAAACCAAACAACCCATTCCGCAAGCGTTGATCGACAAAATTAAAAAAGCGGAAAACTTCAACAAAGGATATGAAGTAACCGAACTTTTGGCGGCTTCCGTACTGGACATGGCTTGGCACACGGTGGAAAACGAAGCTGATTTCAAACCAGCTTTACAATTTGAGAAAGAAGCCTTGCAAAAATATGGTTTGTTGGTAGACCAAGTTCCGCCAAGATACCATACGCCATATTTTGCCCACGTTTGGGGAGGCGGCTATTCGGCAGGCTATTATGCTTATACTTGGTCCAAAACCCTGGATTATAATGTATATGATTGGATGCAGGAAAACGGAGGAATGACCAGAGCCAATTGCGACCGTTTCCGTAAATACATTCTATCGGTTGGGAACAGCGTCGATTTGAACAAAGCCTTCAAGGAATTTATTGGCCACGACATGCAAATAGAACCCTATCTAAAAAACGCGGGACTGACAGGAAAAGAATAA
- the trmD gene encoding tRNA (guanosine(37)-N1)-methyltransferase TrmD, translating to MRIDIITVLPELLRSPFEASMMKRAIDKGIVEVHFHNLRDYTTNKQKSVDDYPYGGGAGMVMNIQPIDDCITHLKSERTYDEIIYMSPDGETLNQKMANTMSMHENIIILCGHYKGVDQRVRDHFITKEISIGDYVLSGGELGALVLCDALIRLIPGVLSDETSALTDSFQDNLLSGPIYTRPADYKGWKVPEVLTSGNFAKIDKWREDMAYEHTKNRRPDLLGE from the coding sequence ATGCGCATAGATATTATTACCGTCCTCCCAGAATTATTGCGAAGTCCGTTTGAGGCTTCGATGATGAAACGTGCCATCGACAAAGGAATCGTGGAAGTGCACTTTCATAATTTAAGAGATTACACGACCAACAAACAGAAAAGTGTGGACGATTATCCTTATGGCGGCGGCGCCGGAATGGTGATGAATATTCAACCCATTGACGATTGCATCACGCATTTGAAAAGCGAAAGAACCTACGACGAAATCATTTACATGTCGCCCGACGGGGAAACCTTGAACCAAAAAATGGCCAACACGATGTCGATGCACGAAAACATCATTATTCTTTGCGGGCATTATAAAGGTGTGGATCAACGAGTGCGCGACCATTTTATCACCAAAGAAATTTCTATCGGGGATTATGTTTTGAGTGGTGGTGAATTGGGAGCATTAGTTTTATGCGATGCATTAATCCGATTGATTCCTGGTGTTTTAAGCGACGAAACCTCGGCCTTGACCGACAGTTTTCAGGACAATCTATTGTCGGGTCCCATATACACTCGACCCGCCGACTACAAAGGCTGGAAAGTTCCCGAAGTCTTGACCAGCGGCAATTTTGCCAAAATCGACAAATGGCGCGAGGATATGGCCTATGAACACACCAAGAATAGACGACCGGATTTACTTGGGGAATAG
- the rplS gene encoding 50S ribosomal protein L19 gives MADLLKFVQDEFVTRKEFPVFGAGDTITVFYEIKEGEKTRTQFFKGVVIQRRGSGNTETFTIRKMSGAVGVERIFPVNLPALQKIEINKKGHVRRARIFYFRELTGKKAKIRDKRR, from the coding sequence ATGGCAGATTTATTGAAATTCGTTCAAGACGAATTCGTAACAAGAAAAGAATTCCCTGTATTTGGAGCTGGAGACACAATCACTGTTTTCTACGAAATTAAAGAGGGTGAAAAAACAAGAACACAGTTTTTTAAAGGTGTAGTTATTCAAAGAAGAGGTTCTGGAAACACGGAAACTTTCACTATCCGTAAAATGTCAGGTGCAGTTGGTGTAGAGCGTATCTTCCCAGTTAACTTGCCAGCTTTGCAAAAAATTGAAATCAACAAGAAAGGTCACGTACGTAGAGCTAGAATTTTCTACTTCAGAGAACTTACTGGTAAAAAAGCCAAAATTAGAGATAAAAGAAGATAG
- a CDS encoding TonB-dependent receptor, with protein MISKKIIALFLFFLTTIPSFSQDTNSSELTKQKFTISGTITDANSNETLIGVNISIPELKTGVTTNEYGFYSITLPKGNYTLQITYLGFQNVEEKIQLFQNTKKSFKLVNSEQQLKEIVVTSNKKSTNIKTPEMSVNKLSMGTIKKMPVVLGETDVLKSILLLPGVTNAGEGQSGFNVRGGGADQNLVLLDEATIFNSSHVFGFFSVFNPDAIKDLKLYKGGIPAHYGGRASSVLDIYQKEGNSNSFHVNGGIGLISSRLLAEGPIVKDKGSFLIGGRTSYAHLFLKLADNENSASFYDLNAKLNYKLNTNNSLYISSYFGRDFFNISKEFENTYGNSTFNLRWNHLFSDRHFSNLSAIFSDYYYGLTLSSVGFDWQSSIKNFNFKYDLKYYLNDKIKLNYGLNTIYYKFNPGTIKPIDENSSINFNQLDKKSAFEPSLYVEAEHQATPKLSFLYGLRFSMFYRLGASKVNLYENNQAVTFNDQLKIYEKGVPIGTKTYGYNEVITSFSNLEPRFSTSYVLTENTSLKASYNRMVQYLQLVSNTASPTPLDIWTPSDQYIQPQIADQVAVGYFRNFKDDMYSLEVESFYKKVKNRIDYIDGADLIANNAIEQVILNGQLRAYGLEFMLRKNTGKLNGWIAYTLSNSEQQTPGRTPNESGINNGNWYKSGYHKLHNLAITTTYNLNPKWTLGGNFILQSGQPVTFPNGQYEYQGIIVPSYAARNENNLPLYHHLDLSSTYVPKPDKKKGWQSEWVFSVYNIYNRKNAASISFRQNETSGENEAVKLSIFGAVPSVSYNFKF; from the coding sequence ATGATTTCAAAGAAAATTATTGCCTTATTCCTGTTTTTCTTAACTACAATACCTTCGTTTTCACAAGATACAAACTCCAGTGAACTGACGAAACAAAAATTCACCATTAGTGGAACCATTACCGATGCCAACAGCAATGAAACCTTGATTGGAGTAAATATTTCCATCCCTGAACTGAAAACAGGCGTAACAACCAATGAATATGGATTTTATTCGATAACACTGCCAAAGGGAAACTACACCTTGCAAATCACTTACCTAGGTTTTCAAAATGTGGAAGAAAAAATCCAGTTGTTTCAAAACACCAAAAAAAGTTTCAAGTTGGTCAACAGCGAACAGCAATTGAAGGAGATTGTGGTGACTAGCAATAAAAAAAGTACCAACATCAAAACTCCCGAAATGAGTGTCAACAAACTCTCGATGGGAACCATAAAAAAAATGCCCGTGGTTTTGGGTGAAACCGATGTTTTGAAATCTATTTTACTGCTTCCCGGAGTAACAAATGCCGGCGAAGGACAATCGGGCTTCAACGTTCGTGGTGGTGGTGCCGACCAAAATTTGGTTTTATTGGACGAAGCAACCATTTTCAATTCCTCCCACGTTTTTGGTTTTTTCTCGGTTTTCAATCCCGATGCCATCAAGGATTTAAAATTATACAAAGGAGGAATTCCGGCACATTATGGCGGAAGAGCTTCTTCGGTTTTGGATATTTATCAAAAAGAAGGCAACAGCAATTCTTTTCACGTGAATGGAGGAATTGGATTAATCTCCAGTAGATTATTGGCCGAAGGGCCGATTGTGAAAGACAAAGGTTCATTCCTGATTGGCGGTAGAACTTCTTATGCCCATTTGTTCTTGAAACTGGCCGACAACGAAAATTCTGCTTCCTTTTATGATTTGAATGCCAAATTGAATTACAAGTTAAACACCAACAACAGCCTCTATATTTCCAGTTATTTTGGCAGGGATTTTTTCAACATCAGCAAAGAATTCGAAAATACTTATGGAAACAGCACCTTTAATCTAAGATGGAATCATTTGTTTTCCGACCGTCATTTCTCAAATTTATCCGCCATTTTCAGCGATTATTATTACGGGTTGACTTTGTCATCTGTTGGTTTTGATTGGCAATCGAGCATAAAAAACTTCAATTTTAAATACGATTTAAAATATTATTTGAACGACAAAATCAAATTGAACTATGGATTGAATACCATCTATTATAAATTCAACCCGGGAACCATAAAACCAATTGACGAAAATTCCAGTATCAATTTCAATCAATTGGACAAGAAAAGTGCCTTTGAACCTTCACTCTATGTGGAAGCAGAACACCAAGCCACCCCAAAATTATCCTTCTTGTATGGACTGCGCTTCAGCATGTTTTATAGATTGGGAGCATCCAAGGTCAATTTATACGAAAACAATCAAGCTGTCACCTTTAACGACCAACTTAAAATTTACGAAAAAGGAGTGCCCATTGGTACCAAAACCTACGGTTACAATGAGGTAATCACTTCCTTTTCGAATCTGGAACCCCGTTTTTCAACTTCTTATGTTTTAACCGAAAATACTTCGTTGAAAGCGAGTTATAATCGAATGGTGCAGTATTTACAATTGGTTTCAAACACCGCATCGCCTACTCCATTAGACATTTGGACACCAAGCGACCAATACATTCAACCCCAAATTGCAGACCAAGTTGCCGTTGGTTATTTCCGTAATTTCAAAGACGACATGTATTCCCTGGAAGTGGAAAGTTTTTACAAAAAAGTAAAAAACCGAATCGATTACATTGACGGTGCCGATTTGATTGCCAACAATGCCATCGAACAAGTCATTCTAAACGGACAATTGCGAGCCTATGGCCTGGAATTTATGCTTCGCAAAAACACTGGCAAACTCAATGGTTGGATTGCTTACACTTTATCCAATTCAGAACAACAAACTCCCGGCAGAACGCCAAACGAATCAGGCATCAACAATGGAAATTGGTACAAATCCGGCTACCACAAATTGCATAATCTAGCGATTACAACTACTTATAACCTCAATCCAAAATGGACTTTGGGCGGTAATTTTATCCTGCAATCCGGCCAACCGGTTACCTTTCCAAACGGTCAATACGAATACCAAGGCATAATCGTTCCCAGTTATGCCGCCCGAAATGAAAACAATTTGCCTTTATACCATCATTTAGATCTCTCGTCGACTTATGTTCCCAAACCCGACAAAAAGAAAGGCTGGCAAAGCGAATGGGTTTTCAGTGTTTACAATATCTATAATCGAAAAAATGCTGCTTCCATCAGTTTCAGGCAAAACGAAACCTCTGGCGAAAACGAAGCCGTCAAGTTGTCCATTTTTGGGGCTGTTCCATCGGTAAGCTATAATTTCAAATTCTAA
- a CDS encoding VOC family protein encodes MKNTIYPCLWFDGNAKAAADFYCSVFNHSKIINDKPFFVHFEIEGKLIMGMNGGPMFKINPSISLFVTCETEEEIATIWNKFIEGGTIMMNLDQYPWSPKYGFVADKFGVCWQLMLGELPPNGQKIMPCFLFVGKQFGKAQEAIKQYTSIFPNSKTQDLSIDESEDPQQAGSLKFGNFTLQNELFAAMDGFGEHEFQFNEAFSFVLECDTQEEIDDYWTKLTESGIEGQCGWLKDRFGVSWQIIPSILGKLMSEPEKAQRVVQAFMQMKKNGH; translated from the coding sequence ATGAAAAACACCATTTATCCTTGCTTATGGTTTGACGGCAATGCCAAAGCTGCCGCAGATTTTTATTGTTCTGTTTTCAATCATTCCAAAATAATAAATGACAAACCATTTTTTGTGCATTTTGAAATTGAAGGCAAATTAATAATGGGTATGAATGGTGGACCGATGTTCAAGATAAATCCGTCCATTTCACTATTTGTCACTTGCGAAACAGAGGAAGAAATAGCAACTATTTGGAACAAATTCATCGAAGGTGGAACTATAATGATGAATTTAGACCAATATCCTTGGAGTCCAAAATATGGCTTTGTAGCGGATAAATTTGGCGTATGTTGGCAATTGATGTTGGGAGAACTTCCTCCAAACGGTCAAAAAATAATGCCTTGTTTTCTATTCGTTGGAAAACAATTCGGCAAGGCACAAGAAGCCATCAAACAGTACACATCTATCTTTCCCAATTCAAAAACACAAGATTTAAGTATCGATGAATCGGAAGATCCGCAACAAGCAGGAAGTTTGAAATTTGGCAATTTCACTTTGCAAAACGAATTATTTGCCGCAATGGATGGTTTTGGCGAACACGAATTTCAATTTAACGAAGCCTTTTCATTTGTCTTAGAATGTGATACCCAAGAAGAAATCGACGACTATTGGACAAAATTGACCGAAAGCGGTATTGAAGGTCAATGCGGCTGGCTCAAAGACCGATTTGGAGTTTCCTGGCAAATCATTCCAAGCATTTTAGGCAAATTAATGTCCGAGCCTGAAAAAGCCCAAAGAGTGGTTCAAGCCTTTATGCAAATGAAAAAAAATGGACATTGA
- a CDS encoding DUF4249 family protein — MKITKYISLVIAMLFLASCEDVVNVDLDTAAPRLVIDAAINWKKGTDGSTQKIILSTTTDFYTNVIPKVSGANVSIKNSENINYIFLEIPNTGEYQCTTFKPIIGETYVLTVVYKGETYTATETLQPVTPIYTIQQTNNGGFSGKDYEIEVSFKDPLDKNFYMVKFFPDIYKAPNYQVIGDQYTNGNLKSWSFSDEDLKQGSAIAITHYGISENYFNYMSKLISVASSSAGGSPFQTPPATVRGNIVNQTHIDNYALGYFSLSEVDYQNYIIK; from the coding sequence ATGAAAATCACAAAATATATTTCCTTGGTCATTGCCATGCTATTTCTTGCAAGTTGTGAGGATGTTGTCAATGTCGATTTAGATACTGCCGCACCAAGATTGGTAATCGATGCCGCGATAAATTGGAAAAAAGGAACAGATGGTTCAACCCAAAAAATAATTCTGTCCACCACAACAGATTTTTACACCAACGTAATTCCAAAGGTTTCCGGTGCCAATGTTTCCATAAAAAACAGCGAAAACATAAATTATATATTTTTGGAAATACCCAATACCGGCGAATACCAATGTACAACTTTCAAACCCATCATCGGAGAAACCTATGTTTTGACCGTTGTCTATAAAGGCGAAACCTACACGGCAACCGAAACGTTGCAACCTGTCACTCCTATTTACACGATTCAACAAACAAATAATGGTGGCTTTTCTGGTAAAGATTATGAAATTGAAGTCTCATTCAAAGACCCGCTGGATAAAAATTTCTATATGGTAAAATTCTTTCCAGACATCTATAAAGCACCAAACTACCAAGTAATTGGTGACCAATACACGAACGGAAATCTAAAATCCTGGTCTTTCAGCGACGAAGATTTGAAACAAGGAAGTGCCATTGCCATAACCCATTACGGAATTTCCGAAAACTATTTCAACTACATGAGCAAACTCATATCGGTGGCCAGTAGTTCGGCTGGCGGAAGCCCTTTTCAAACACCGCCTGCAACAGTAAGGGGAAATATCGTCAACCAAACCCATATCGACAACTATGCCTTGGGCTATTTTTCCTTGAGCGAAGTCGATTATCAAAATTATATAATTAAATAA